ATATGAAAAGTGGTGTTGAAAATGTTTTAGAGTATCAAGTatgtattaatataaaaattattattttaatattctatAGGTTATTACTGGAGGTCAGTATGATGTTGATGTCTCAATACAAGATCCATCTGgaaaagaattatataaagaaacTAAAAAACAATATGATAATCATGCTTTTACAACAGCTATTGAAGGTCCCTTTAAAGTATGTTTTAGTAATGAATTTTCTTCCTTTACCCATAAAGTGGTATATTTTGATTGGCAAAGAAGTGATAAACCAGATCCATCACAAACTAAACATGCGGGACCAGTGACTGAAATTGAAAATTCTGCTAAAAATATCAATGATAAACTGAAAAATATAGATGATTTTCAGACACATCACCGTTTACGTGAAGCAACTGGTAGAAAACGTGCAGAACAATTAAATGAAAGAGTTATGCTTTGGTCTTTAGGTCAGACTTgtgtaattattttaattggaATTGGTCAAGTCACTCTTCTTAAGTCTTTTTTTACAGACCGCCGTACAAATTATTGataatctatttttatcaGTAACAGAAAAGGGTAGTGCATAattaatgtaatatttatttgtttatttgttatttctAAAGAATTCactgaaaatatttttttattttatagcaTATATATAGTAgaagatttattaaatattatttaaattaaaaataaagaaagtatatatgaaaaaaaagtacttttACTGATTAATGAAGAATTAAAGAGGCgtaaaatgatttatttattttatacaataatgACTATGTTTATAGATATTGcctttaaattatttactaaaatttcctatttctaaaaatagtactttaaaataaaaattttatgctATATCATTGTAAATATGAATGATTACTAAAGaatataattacttttaaaaacaataattaattctaaaaatcatttaattttatttctatgcgaatttataattaacaataaactatatacattattcatatgacttttatttattattataatttaattatgtaCCAGTATACTTTtagtaatttataataaagattttCTTTCTcgagttaaaaaattatttatgcaTAAACTTTCTactataacaaaaatttaatagttttaaaaataattcgtTTTTCtgctttttttaatgaataatgTATATGTATGATTACATAAAATGACTATGGTAAAATATGTAGTCATTCAACAACACcttctaataaaaattttttattatgggTAATTATTCCTTTAGATAGGCAGACTTTtcgtaaaataaattttgaaatatttataaccAAAAGaatgttttctttttctagTAATTGAgcaaaaaagtaaataacaaaaattttctgttaaaatatttttactaaagtttatatgttaataaaaaagaaattgatgtattaaaaaaatattttaaaattattatgaaataaaaaatgatatagaaaaaagtgtgatataacaaaatgtttaacgtaaagtaaaaaaaaaacaaactttaaaaatagaaaatagttgaaaaaatttgatgTTGAAATTTAGGTATAAATCATATAACCATAATtcaaagtttatttaaaaataaaatagaacaaatgataaaataaaacaaaaactCAATATGAGATTAgttaaattttacatatatatttataatcaaCGCATACCACGCCTAATGGGTCTGTTACTATAATCGTTTCTGAATCCTCTATTAACATAATTGTTACCGCGATATCCtttcttataattataatcatttctatagttatttctaaaattagAGTCATCTCTGCTTCCATTATTTTTCCGATAATCTCTTTTATAATctgaattataaaaatttgtaagtGGTAAAACTCTTTCTGGTTCAATAACACCTTCAAGACGGTGTACAGGATAATAATGCTGATCAACAAAAAATGGATCTCTAACTAATGCCATCGCACTTGAATTGGTAAAATCTTTGTAAATCATTGTTTTTATTGGTGAATAATAAGGTTCATCAGGATTAACACAGTCTACCATTCTTGAGATTAACATACTAACACCATTATTAGATGCTGGATTTAACGAAATCCATGTTACATCTTGGTTAGTTTCATAAATTCCCCTGATTTCTTTAAATGCTTGATGATATTTGGAAACATAAATATGATTTTCACCccttatatttctttttttttcgtcCTCTGTTAAACCATCGGAATATTTTTCAAGGCATGCAAGGAGACGTTCTTGATCAACAAATGGAAGCAATGCTACTCCCATCCAAGCGTGTTTCTTACCATTTAAATCTATAGCAAAATCTGTTGGATAAAAGTCATAAATTTCACTATCAATATCAGTCATCAATTTTCTCCAACATTCTGGAACATGTTGACTACTTGCAGCAGGAAAAACACCCATAAGTTGTTCTAGTGGATTAAAAGGTTTCGTATTTTTAGGAAAATTTGGTTTGtaatattcaattttatcaaaatcagAAGCAAATGGTGCATAATGATATGGATAAAACCAATCCCAAGAAGGACAACCTGTATAATAGTATTTCAAAACCCAACAAAGACCTTCCATATATGCTTCAGCTACACTACGACGAAATTCTAGAGATACATCACTAAATGAAACACCAAACTTTTCTTCATAATATCTATCTTTCCATCCAGgttcataaaatttaacattatctTCAGGTTCTGAATCTGATTCCTCAACAACTACTGTGTTGTTAGAAACCATACCTTGTGGAATCAATGGCGGCACATCGTCACTTTTTTGTGGTTTTAAAATACTCAATAATCTTCTTTCAGCAACTATGCAATCCTCTTGTTCAACACGTGCCATGTAAGCCTTTACTTTTGTTTGACTTCcaaaattattcaaatgaGCATTTTTAATTGGTACTGGTGTAATCAAACCACCATCAACACTTGGCGCAATGAATGAAGATGCTTTATTAATGCTAGAGTGTTTACGTTTCATAGCCTTATTTCTTTCTTTAAATCTTTGTTCAGTATCTTGTCTTCGTTTAAATATCTCATCTTCAGCATCTCCAAGTTCAGCTAATATCATTGACATTCTTTGCATATTAACTTCACCATTATCTGTAAGATAACCACCACATTCTGAAGCCATTTGTTTGTAAAGTTTTATCAATCTGCATATAGCATTTTCACGTATTTCTAGCGAAGGTAAATGTGGTAAAAAATCATTTCCTAccaaaaaacataaaaataccCAATCGTCAATGGCTCGTTCtaaatcaaatttaa
This Strongyloides ratti genome assembly S_ratti_ED321, chromosome : 2 DNA region includes the following protein-coding sequences:
- a CDS encoding RE49489p, yielding MNIILKFFHLILLLKFSQSIELTFELPDNAVECFYEDMKSGVENVLEYQVITGGQYDVDVSIQDPSGKELYKETKKQYDNHAFTTAIEGPFKVCFSNEFSSFTHKVVYFDWQRSDKPDPSQTKHAGPVTEIENSAKNINDKLKNIDDFQTHHRLREATGRKRAEQLNERVMLWSLGQTCVIILIGIGQVTLLKSFFTDRRTNY
- a CDS encoding 5'-3' exoribonuclease 2 homolog, which produces MGVPAFFRWLSRKYPTIVGDVVEEECQIVDGVRIPIDCTKPNLNFQEFDNLYLDMNGIIHPCSHPEDRPAPETEDDIFVLIFEYIDRLMAIIRPRKLLYMAIDGVAPRAKMNQQRSRRFRTAKESADKKKEIQAVKDKLTAQGIPVIQRKKEANWFDGNCITPGTPFMERLAKALRYYIAYKIKTDPSWAKIHIILSDASVPGEGEHKIMDFIRKQRASPGHDPNIAHCLCGADADLIMLGLATHEANFTIIREEFIPRQMSPCELCNLMGHTLQECDGGIIESSIIKTEPVKRKTNFIFIRLPILREYLEKELIMYEINFKFDLERAIDDWVFLCFLVGNDFLPHLPSLEIRENAICRLIKLYKQMASECGGYLTDNGEVNMQRMSMILAELGDAEDEIFKRRQDTEQRFKERNKAMKRKHSSINKASSFIAPSVDGGLITPVPIKNAHLNNFGSQTKVKAYMARVEQEDCIVAERRLLSILKPQKSDDVPPLIPQGMVSNNTVVVEESDSEPEDNVKFYEPGWKDRYYEEKFGVSFSDVSLEFRRSVAEAYMEGLCWVLKYYYTGCPSWDWFYPYHYAPFASDFDKIEYYKPNFPKNTKPFNPLEQLMGVFPAASSQHVPECWRKLMTDIDSEIYDFYPTDFAIDLNGKKHAWMGVALLPFVDQERLLACLEKYSDGLTEDEKKRNIRGENHIYVSKYHQAFKEIRGIYETNQDVTWISLNPASNNGVSMLISRMVDCVNPDEPYYSPIKTMIYKDFTNSSAMALVRDPFFVDQHYYPVHRLEGVIEPERVLPLTNFYNSDYKRDYRKNNGSRDDSNFRNNYRNDYNYKKGYRGNNYVNRGFRNDYSNRPIRRGMR